In Microcaecilia unicolor chromosome 1, aMicUni1.1, whole genome shotgun sequence, the following are encoded in one genomic region:
- the LOC115460020 gene encoding protein ZNF783-like yields MAEPEAAQVPVTFEDVAVYFSEDEWEMLAEWQKELYKETMKENYETLLAMSSSSEKPSLLAKIEQEEDPCVSNQQDLRDRIRPKRSWRGE; encoded by the exons atggctgAGCCAGAGGCTGCACAG GTCCCTGTAACATTTGAGGACGTCGCTGTCTATTTCAGTGAGGACGAGTGGGAGATGTTAGcggaatggcagaaggagctttacaagGAGACCatgaaggagaattatgaaaCCCTATTAGCAATGA GTTCTTCCTCTGAGAAACCTTCTCTTCTAGCAAAGATTGAGCAGGAGGAAGATCCATGTGTCAGTAATCAGCAGGACCTCAGAGACAGAATTAGACCAAAACGTTCCTGGAGAGGTGAGTGA